The Clostridium sp. DL-VIII DNA window ACAGCAATAACAGGAACTAGCACAACAGCAACTATATTTAGTGGTAGCGGAATAACATCTGCTTTAGTAGGAGACCAATATTTTAATACAAGTACTGGAAATGTATATAACTGTACCGTTGCCGGAAATGCAGCCACAGCAAAATGGGTATATACTACTTGTCTAAAAGGTGCTACTGGTGCTACAGGAGCACAAGGCCCAGCAGGTGCGGATGGTGCGAGTGCTAAAGTTGGTACAACATATGCAACAGGAACGGAAGTAAAATTATTTTTAAAGACTATGTAAAGGAGGCAGAATAAATGTCAATAAAAGATGTAGAAATACAAGATGATCAAGGTAATATTTATTATCCTCATACGAATGCATCACTGGTAAAATATAATGAAAGTACAGTTGAAGAGGCACTGGATGCTCATGGTACGTCCTTGTCAGAAAAGGCGAATAACACAGATAATTCTAGAACAACGACAAATAAAACTGTAACAGGAGCTATAAATGAACTAAATAATAATAAAGCAAGTAATGTATATGAGGCTCCAACTGCTCCTACATTAATAAATGGATGGATAAACTATAGTGGTTATGGATATCTGTATTACTGGAAAGATAGTCTTGGATATGTATGTATAAGAGGAGTTGTTTCGAGTGGAACTCCAGACACGCCTATTTTTACTCTTCCAGCAGGGTATAGACCAAATATTCCGCTAATTTTTGCAGCAGATGATAATTGTACACATAGCTATGTTTATATTGGAGTTAATGGTATGGTTGTGGGACACACAAATACTAGATTATCGGTTAACATAAAATTTAGGGAGAGTGTTTAGATGAGAAAAGTATTAAAAATAGATGATAATGGATTTTTTATAGAAGATGTTTTACTAGAAAATAAAGAAATAACTCCAGATGATTGCATAGAAATTAATTGTCCTGTAGGTTTTTACAAACCTAAATGGGATGGTGATAAATGGGTTGAAGGATTAACGAAAGAAGAACTTAATGTAATTAAAAATAAAACTATACAACCAACACAAGAGGAAATTTTAAGGGCAAAACTAATAAAAGATAATGCTAATATTCAATTACTATTAACACATCAACAACAAATTAATGCAAATTTATTAAGTCAAATAGCTAAATTAGGAGGTGCAAAATAATGGACAATTTTTGGTATGGAATAATAAAGGAATACTATGGATTAGGGCTGTATGCAGTTAGTGACTTAGATACATTTGTACAGGCTAAGTGGATTACAGCGGATGAAAAAACAGAAATAATTGGAACTAATATAACTCAAGTTTCTGCATCATAGAAAGATAGGGCGCAGAAAAGAGGTGATTATTTTGCAAGAAAGGAATAAGACATATCCCTGCGATCCAACTAAAAATATGGAATGTAATAAGAACCATTGTTTCATTATTAATGGAGAATGTTCTGAAACTTTAAATAAAAAGTATAAAATCAGTGCTATTAAAAAAATATTATTTAAAATATTGGGAATATAAAGATAAGGAATTTAAGCGTAAATCGGGACTTTTAGGAGTCTTTTTTTATGCTTATTTTTATAAAATTTGAATCAAGGAAGGTGAAATATGGATATAACAACAATTGGGATTATTTGCACGGTATCTGGAGCAATAATAGGATTCTTAGGCTATAAAAGAACAGCAACAAAAGATATAAAAGAGGAAAGTAATACTCAGACAAAGCTTGAAATGCAACTTAATTATATTTCTAGAGGTGTTGATGATATTAAACTAGATATGAAAATGCAAGATAATAAAATCAATGGAGTTATAGAGAGAGTTGCAAAAGTAGAAGAATCAGCAAAATCAGCCCATAAGAGGCTAGATGATATAGAAAAAGGAGAAATGTAAAATGAAAGAATTATTAATTAGTCAAATTGCCCCTATTGCTACTACTGCTATTACTGCAATTTTAGTAGTGATTATTAAAACAATTGGAAGTGCTGCAGTAGAAGTGCTATCTAAAAAGAAAGAACAAATTGATCAAGCTATTAAAGCTAGTGGACATGAACAGGATTTACAAACAGCCAAGGAAGTATGGAATATAGTTGAAGAGAAATTCAGGATCACTAAAAATGCATCGAAACTATTCAAATCAAAAGCAGATGAATTTAATAAACTGCTACTTCAAAGAATACCAGGATTATCAGAACAGAATTTGTATGATTTAAGGCAAGCTATAGCTGGAGAAGTTAATGCTTATAAATCTACACTATTAACTGGAGAAGCTATTAACACAGGTATTATTACAGTATCAGATAGAGAGAGCTTAGCTAAAGTTTCAGATGATAAATCTGTTGATGAAGCTACTCAAAATACTTTACAGGCTTCAACAGATATTCAAAATGATGTTGCTCAAGATTCTATAAGCTCAAATGGTGCAGATATTAAAAACGCAATAGTTATTAATTCTACAATTACACCAAAAGCAAATACAGCAGATGATGCAACTACAAATGCATAGGGAGATGATAGCGTGTTAGATATACAAGAACAAATTATTAGTTATAATAAAACTGCTAGAAGTACAGTTCCACAGTATATAGTCATTCATGATACAGGAGATCCAGGAGCAATCGCACAAAATGAACATGATTATTTTGCTGGCGGAGATAGGCAAGCATCAGCAGATTTTTTTGTTGATTCAGCAAACATAATTCAAATTATAAATACAGATGCATATTACTCTTGGCATTGTGGTGATGGTCATGGAGTATATGGAATAAGTAATAGTAATTCATTAGGTATTGAAATGTGCATTGAATCTGATGGTATTCCATCAGGTGCAACAATTCAAAATACCCTAGATTTAATTAAATATCTTATGAACAAATACAATATAGATATAGACCATGTGGTAAGACATTATGATGCTAGTAGAAAGTGTTGCCCTAATTCATTTAGTTCTAATAATTGGCAAAGATGGACAGACATTAAGCAAAAATTGCAAGAAGTCAATATTGTATTAGGATGGAATAAAAATAATACTGGCTGGTGGTATTGTACAGATACTGCTAATAAATACTATTATAAAGATTCTTGGCGATATATAGATGGAGAGTGGTATTCGTTTGATTCTGATGGATATGCAAGGCAATCAGTTTGGATTCAAGATGGAGGATATTACTATTATTTAAAAGATAACTGTATGATGGCAAAAGCTGAATGGATTAAATATAATTCAGATTGGTATTACTTACAAGCAGATGGCAAAATGGCTACTGGTTGGGTTTTAGATAATGATAAATATTATTTATTATATTCTAATGGCTCAATGGCTCATGATTGTAATTCATATGGTTACAGCTTTGATAGTAATGGTGTAGCTACTAAAATAAGTTAGATTTTTAGGGTATAGGAGTTAATCCTGTACCCTTTATTTTTTTTGAAAAATTGCGAATATAATAATACATTTATGAACTGATAAAAGGAGTAGCATAATGAATTTAACAGATATAAAAGTTTGACTTAATTATTTAGAGGCCATAAGGCAAGTATGTATTTTTATAATTATAATCATATCAATATCGAAAATTTTTAATTATCCCCGAACCATTAATGAAAGTGGTTTTGGAATAAAGGAAATTCTTATTGATACTTTTAGAAGCGCGGGATATTTCTTTTTAGCATATATAATATATACATATTATACTCTACGTGTAATTGATATAGATATTTTAACTTTTTTTACATATATGCTATCGTGTGTTGAAGGAACTGCTGCAGGTTGTAATATAGCTGAGTATATTATAAAAATAATAAAAACATTTATTTTAACTTTTTTCTATAATGAGTATTAACATAGGAATTTAATATATTTACTTTAAAATAAAAGAATGCTAAAATATAATAAGAGAACAAATGTTCTGATAGATAAATTTTTTGGAATTATTGTGAAAAATGTAGAAATGTTTTACAATATATAACAAGAAATCAAATTTACACAATTAAAATTATTTCTTGTTATAATAGAGCATATTCTATTACCTCTGTTATAGCATAAATTTAAAATGATATGAACATTATAATGGAGGGGATAAAAATGCAAAGAACAACAACTATTGCTAATTTCAACTGTACTTTTGGAAAGAATAATGATCCTATGTTAACGTATTTTTCAGAAATAATTTATCCAGCTTTTACATCAGAAGATATAAGAAGAGTAGGAGATGATGAATATTTTTTTGAAGATGTAAAGTTAGAAAATCTTCAAAGTGGAAGAATAGTGTTAAAAGGTATGCTTGTTAAGAAGACAAAGCTAGAAGTAAGAACTGAATATGATGTTGAAAAAGGTAAAATTAATTTTACAAATAAGTTATATGATACTGCGCCAATTTCTATATTTACACTATTTTTGGATAATCATAGAATGCTATATACTCCAAATCAAAAAGGTAGTCCTAATATACGTAGCTTTGCTGCAACTATAAAATATATGACAAGTATTATTATAAAAAAATTCAATGAAGATTTACCTAAAGACGAAAAAATACCTTATCCAACAATAGATGTAGTAGATATACCATCTCAAAAAGAAATTATAGAAAAATTAAAAAATGTTAGAACTATAAGCAAGCTAAGATTTAGATTTTTTCATAAAAATGGTGATATAAACACAGAAGATGCATTTGAATGGATGGAAGAT harbors:
- a CDS encoding XkdX family protein, producing the protein MDNFWYGIIKEYYGLGLYAVSDLDTFVQAKWITADEKTEIIGTNITQVSAS
- a CDS encoding N-acetylmuramoyl-L-alanine amidase, which encodes MLDIQEQIISYNKTARSTVPQYIVIHDTGDPGAIAQNEHDYFAGGDRQASADFFVDSANIIQIINTDAYYSWHCGDGHGVYGISNSNSLGIEMCIESDGIPSGATIQNTLDLIKYLMNKYNIDIDHVVRHYDASRKCCPNSFSSNNWQRWTDIKQKLQEVNIVLGWNKNNTGWWYCTDTANKYYYKDSWRYIDGEWYSFDSDGYARQSVWIQDGGYYYYLKDNCMMAKAEWIKYNSDWYYLQADGKMATGWVLDNDKYYLLYSNGSMAHDCNSYGYSFDSNGVATKIS